CGACTTCAATCACTAAGTACGGCAGCGGATACTGGCTACGGATTTCTTGCAATGTGGATATCGAGACGCGGGGCGTAGTAATCGAGACGCGCCGACCAAGCAACACCGACAAAGAAGTCGCCGCACTCCCCATGCAAATATTGCCGATTTCGCCCAATGCATCCTGCTCAATTTCCGATAGGCTATTTGTCCCGGCATTGCTTGCTGCAGCATCAGGTTCCCCACGCAATAACGCGTCTATCTCTTCTTGGGACAGGAATCCGTCATTCATCGTTATCATCTCCTTCGGAAATCACTCCGGTAATCTGAACAGCCATTCGATTACCAGCTAAGCCAGGCTTACATTTGAATTTTTCCTTCCGCCCGACAATGAGACTCAATTCTTCTTCCGACTTTTGCTCCAGTTGCAAAACATCATTCAAGCAAAGTCCTAATAGCTCCTGCACGGTAACCGTAGCGCGTCCCAACTCAACATTCATCGGAATCAGCGTACGTTCCAGTTTCTTTTGAATGGCACTGATATGTTCAGGCAAAGACTGTCTGGCCACGGATGATGATACCCAAAACGTCGTAGTTAGCTTTGACATAATCGGTTCTAACACGAGATAAGGAATACAAATATTGAAAAAACCTTCCGCTTGGCCAATCTTCGTTTGCAACGTAATGATAACCACCATGTCATTCGGCGGTACAATCTGCGTAAATTGAGGATTCGTCTCGATAACATCCAGGCGCGGATCAATGGCGATTACTTGTTTCCATGCCTCTTGAAGGCTTTCCATCATTTTATTGATGACCCGCTTAACAATCGCTTCCTCAATATCCGTTAAGGAACGTGGTTTCGCCGGCGGGATTCCAGGGCCGCCGAAAAGACGGTCAATGATGGCAAAAACGATATTCGGATTTAACTCCATAATCGCATTGCCTTTCAGCGGTTTCATTTGAAACACGCTGATTACGCTCGGATTCGGCAAAGAGCGGATGAATTCTTCATAAGTAACCTGATCGACCGAGGCCACATCAATATGCACTAAGGTGCGCAAGTGCGCTGAAAAATAGGTGTTAATCAGTCGGGCAAAGTTTTCGTGCAGCATATAAAGCGTTCGGATTTGATCTTTCGAAAACTTATCCGGACGCTTGAAATCATACACTTTGATTTTACGCTGCGTCTGCTCCACTTTCATTTCTTCCGCCGATACGACGCCTGTGGATAAAGCCGACAACAGCTCATCAATTTCCGACTGCGAAAGGACATCCCCAGCCAAACCTATCTCTCCTTTCTTTCCCGTCTATGTTATGACACTGATTGCTACATTACTGCAGTACAAAGTTCGTGATATATACCTCGTACACCTTTTCTTGGCCAAAGGCTTTGTTAATTTCATTCTTCAATAATTCTTTCAACTGATCCTGTTTCGTCGGATCAAAGTCTTCCATGCGTTGTGAACGAAGCACATAGACAACCGTGTCCATGATTTTAACTTCGTTCGGTGTCGGCGCCTTGCCGCCCGGCACCGGTTCCCCTTTATCCAGCTTCATTTCGGCAATCACGCCGACTTTCAAAAACCGACCGCTATTGGCGCCGCCAATATTTATGATTAGCCCTTCCTTGGGATCACCAATCTTAACCATGACTCCCGGATCATGTTGCTGAACCATCGTCTTCGCGCTACCGGCCCCTTTATCGCCAACAATCTTCGTCGCAATAAAATACGAAATACCGCTAGCCAACACAATACCCACCACAACCAATCCGACAATCAATAGAATCGGAGACTTTTTCTTTGCCTCTTTTTCTCCTTCCGCCATATCTGCACCTCCATGTTATAATATCGCATTCCATTATTTTACATATATTTTACCGCATATTGCGGAAAATAGCTCGTTTATATTCTACCGTACGGTAGACCACTTCTTTCATCGCTTCTTCTACCAGTATTTTTCGTCCAGTCGTCAGTGTAATCACAGTATCTGGGGTTTCCTCAATCGTTTCGATCAAATCAGCATTCAGGATAAATTCTTCCTTCGTTTTCAGGCGGGACAACTGTATCATGTGTTTCTGCCTCCTTCTATTTCGGCTAAACAAAGGACAGGGGAAGGGTTACTTCCCCTGCATTCTTAAAACTACCGTTTCAGGTTGACCAGTTCTTCGAGCATCGTATCGGATGTGGTAATTATTTTTGAATTTGCCTGGAAGCCACGTTGGGTAATGATCATATTGCTAAACTCTTGCGACAGATCGACATTCGACATTTCAAGCGCTGCCGGCGTCAATCCGCCGCGACCGCCGCTGTTTGCCTCGCCGACTTTAGCCAAACCGGAGTTGTTCGACTCGATGTAGGTATTGTTGCCCGCCTTCATCAAGCCATTGTTATTGGCAAACGTCGCCATCGCCACCTGGCCCAGTTTCTTGCGTTGATTATTGGAGAACAAGCCGGTCATGACGCCCTGGCTGTCAAACGTTACATTGTTCAAGACGCCCATGCCATAACCATCCGGAGTCATGCTGACCGTAGACGTGGTGTCCTTGCTTTGCGTGATCTTACTGCGGTCAAATGCAACCGTCATCGCATTGGCCCCCGGCACGCTGAACGACAAGGTATTTTCGCCTGCAGCCAATGTAGCATTATCAGGTTCGGTAGCGCATCCGGCCATGATTGTCCCATCGGGTGCGACCGGCGTACCGCCAAGCGCCGTAATCGTAATGGTATTCGCCGTTTGAGCGACATCCTTGCCTTTGTAAGGAATCGTCACGCCATTCGGAAACGCCACGCCGCCCGCCAGATACGTTGCTCCGTTCCAGGTGATATTCGGAATCGTCGCCAACGTAGTATTTGTCATATCGCCGGACTCGGTAATCGCGCAACTCCAACTGGTCGTCGAAGCATTGTAGGTGAAGGTTCCTTTGAACGTCCGCAATGCATTCGTGTTGTCAAATTCAGAAAACCCTATAACTTGTGGGTCCGTACTCGTGGACAATTTCAGGTTTTTAAACGTAACATTCTGCGTTGCATCGCCTAAAGGCCCTGGCGTCAGCGTCTGAATGGTGTTCAACGTACCGTCAGTGTTAAAGTTTAACTGCGTATACTGGTTTGTCATTGCCGGCGCCGAACTGATGCCGGCGACATCCGTCTTGCAAATCCAGGTGTTATCGCCGCTAGCGCCAGCAGCAGCTCCAACATTGACCTTGTAGTATAGCTGCGTCAACAAGTGTTTGTTGCCGAGCGAGTCGTAAATATTTTCCGAAGTCGCCGCACTGTTTCCGTTAACCGTCGAGGAATTCAAATTTCCGGCAAACGTCGCGCTGGTCGTTTGCGTCGCCGGCATCGTGGTGCCGATCGGTTTGACAAGGTTTGACAAGACGCCAGCCGTATTAATATTGCCCAGACTGTCCGCCATCCAGCCCTGTACATGAACGCCGGTACCTGGTACGACATAGTTGCCGGCCGTATCAAATTTGAAGCTGCCGTCACGCGTATAGCTGGTGTTTGAACCGTTTGAGAGAATGAAGAATCCGTCGCCGGAAATCGCCAAATCCGTCGGTACACCAGTCGATTGCAGCGCACCATCGGTAAACTGCGTATCCATGCTGGCAATGCTCATGCCGAGGCCGACCTGCATCGGATTGGTACCGCCGAGATTGCCGTTTGGACCGGCAGCCCCTTGTAACGTTTGGCTTAGCATATCCTGAAAATTAACCCGGCCAGATTTGAAACCGGTGGTATTTACGTTGGCAATGTTATTGCCAACCGTATCCATACGCGTCTGATGGTTGCGCAATCCGGCAACACCAGAGAATAATGAACGCATCATAATAAAACAACCTCCTTATTTTTAAACCTGCTGCTTCAGTCATTCCGCAGCGTCAGACTTCCTCAAAGAGGTCCAGTCTGTTTGAGCCCCTTACACAATCACCGCACTATCGATGTTAGTGAACACATTTTCCTTGACGCTGTCGCCATCGACCGCAGTAATGACCGTCCTGTTTTTCACTCCGACCAGAAAAGCCATTTGATTGTCCATCAATACCAATGTCTCTCTGGATCCTTTCGCTGCCGCCTTATCCACCGCACCTTCCAATTTGCGCATCTGTTCTTGGCTCAATTGAATGTTTCTGCTTTGCAGACGCTGTTGGGCATGTTGGGAAAATTCAACCTTGGCCAATTTTCCGTCCAGGACCTGTCCAAACGATGCTTGCGCATTGCGCGTCGCCTTTGCAGTTGAGCCTGCGTAAGGACGCTGTATGGGAAGAATCGGTTGCTGCGGATACAGGATTCGTTTGTCATCCATGACTGTACTCCTCCAATCCCACTACTCTGTTACGAAAGCACATTTGTTACCTGTGTCACATTGATTTCCGTTTTCGGTCCAACTCGTAACAATACGTTTCCGTCAACCATTCTAACGCCAAGCACTATTGCATTTTTAGTGGTTCCGTCGGTAGCTTTCCACTCGACTTTGTGTCCCATCATTACCGTATCTTGGTTTTCCACTTCGGTAACTTTCCCCACATCAATCGTCGTCGTGCCAAATACGGCATCGCCTACCACCAGTTTTACTTCACCATCTACTACTTTCACTGAACTGACCGTGTCAGCCTGTTCCAGACCAGTTTTAGGATCACTCCAATGTACCATCTTGCCCAGCATGCTGTTCCCCTGGGTTATCAACGCCGACTTATTCAGATTTTGCATTTGTTCAAGACTGGAGAACTGCGCCATTTGCGCGATAAACGCGTCATTTTCCATCGGCTTTAATGGATCCTGATACTGCAGCTGCGTTACCAGCAACTTCAAAAAATCATCTTTGCCCAATGCGCTATTGTCTCTTTTCGTTGTCACCGTTTGGTTAGTAGCAGCACTATTGGATACTCCTGTCACATCAGCCATTGCTCTTCCTCCTTCTTTTCTTCCATTCGATTATACGCGATAATCCACACCATCCGCACTCTCTTCCAGCGCACGACTTAATTCATCGACGCTGTCAAAAAAGTTTTGTTCCGTCTGGTGATTTTGTTGTTGCTGAGACTTGTTTTGTTGTTGTCCATCCTGCCCTTGCTGTTTATCCGGTAAAGAGTTCCCCAAACCTGCATAGATATCAACACTATCCACTTTAAATCCTTGGTTTGCCAAGTCTTGTTTCAGCTGAGGCATTGAAGATTCCAACAGGTGGCGAACCTCCTGGTTATCGGTATGAAACGCAGCGCTAACATTACCGTTATCAACGGAAATGCGCAACGTCATTTCACCCAGATGTTCCGGATTAAGACGAATTACCATTTGTGTGCTGTCTTTCATCGTCACAAGTTTTGCCTGATCGACGATCTGAGTGACCACTTGATATGGATCCTGCGTTGAAACCGGCTGTTGCATGACAACATGCGGTTGTGCGCTTGGCAGCACAGTCTGGAAGGGTTTTGCCTGCGCGTCGAGAACGGAGAAAAACGAGTTTGCCGTTTCTGTCGGTTTGGGAGTCGCTTCTGCCGTCTTTAGCGTTTCCTGCATCTTCGCACTCTGCTCTTGCGCATGTTCACCGCTTTGCCCGTTTGTTTGCTGTTCTTTCATCACGGGTTGCTGCGTCGTTGAAAGATTCGCTTCCTTTTTCAAACTCTGCTCTGCCGCTTCTTTACTAAGCATCGGCTTCTCTTCTACAGTGATTTTTCCCTGCAAGGCAGTTACCGTTGCCTGAACCAGATTGCTGGTCTCAGCAGTTTGCTTAGGCACTGGCGTCTGTTCGACCGCCATGTTCACCGGTTCCTTTTGCAAGTCACCTGCGTTGCCCTGTTGTTGCTCCAGCACTTCAGCCTTCTCAAGTTGTTTGCCCGCAATCTGCTTGACGTCATTTTGTTGCGCCAACGTTTTTTCGCCTTGCTTCTGGTCTACGACCTGAACAGGAACCTGCACCTTACCGTCACTGGGTTGTAACGGTTGCTGCGCTGTTTTGCTCGGCGTTGCCGCATTCGCTTCCAGTGCAGTTTCGGAAAGCATTTGTCCCTGGGTCAGCTGCGCTTGCGCTTGTTCTGGAAGAGGGTTTTTCGCACCTTCCTGTAAAACGACAACCGTTTCAGCCGGCACTCCATTTGCCACTGCACCAACGGCGCTTGGCGTTTCAACGGTTCCAGCCGCTGCCGGGGCTTTAACTTCATTCAGCGTTGGCATAGCAACCGCCGCCATGAGCATGGACAGGACATTGACATCTTGCGCCTGCGTTTTCTCAGTCTCTGGAACATCTTCTTTGCCTTGCATTTCCTGCATCATTTTCCCAAATACCGGATTTGTCGACGCATCTGTTTCTTTTTTACTGGTCACAGCGCCTTTTGCAGGAATTGTTTTGAGTTGCATCGCTATTACCATTTGTACTTCTGCCATTTTTTCACCTCCTTTCTTTGCTCCTAATTTATATGTTGACGGTTCAGTTTGCTTTTGTCGCCGATTCCGGCGTCGTCGCTAACTTCCCCTTCATCATAATCTGCGTCAACGAGGCTGCCCGTTTGGCATCCATCGTAGCCATGATTTTAGAAACCTGGTCTTCTTCCATCTTGTTAAAAATCGCAATGACCGTCGTATCGTCCAACAAGTTGATGATGGGAACGACTTCATCAGGTTTCATTCCACCATACAAACGGGCCAATTTACCAATCGTCTTGGCCTGCTCCTGTTGTTTCATCTTTTCCAGTCTTTGCAATTCGCTGGCATCCAACTTCTTGTTTTCCACCGGCGGCTGCAAAAGAGGATTGACGGCATCGGCAGCCGTTGGTGGAAGCACTTGCGTATTGGCCGTTACCGACTCCGAATCGAGCGGCACCGTTTCAAAATTCGTCTTAGGCTGAACAAGATATTTTCCTACGACTGGATATTCGGCCATTCCCCAACGCTCCGCCATCGTCTGCACATCAAACAACTTTAGGTAAATGCCGGCTGCAAAGCCAACTCCGGCCAATAATAGCAGTAGCAATAAGATCAGCAGCCATTTCAACCAGCCCCTGCCTCGCTTAACCGGCTTATCGGTTTGACCGCCTTTGGCCGACTTTTTCGCATCTATATTTTTCTCATCCAGCTTTTTCGCCTTGTCAGCCATGCACACCTACCACCTTATCTTCGGTCTCGTCACCTACTGGCAATCCGCCATTACCTTATTTACATAGTTTTGCGTCTCAGAATACGGCGGAACGCCACCATAGGATTGAACCGCTTGCGGACCTGCATTGTATGCGGCTACCGCTTTTTTCACATCACCGCCAAAGGTTCCCAGTAATTCTTTTAAGTATCGCACGCCGCCATCCACATTTTGCCGTGCATCAAAAGGATCTTTTACTCCAAGCCCCTTAGCAGTATCCGGCATCAGCTGCATTACGCCGATCGCGCCTGCCGAGGAAACAACGTTTGGCGAAAAGTTTGACTCTGTTTTTGCTACAGCCAGAGCTAACTTAGGATCTACCCCATGCTGTTTGGCCGAAAACTGCAACATTTTGACAACATCCTGCGTCGACGGATCATAACTTTTTTCATTTACTGCGGTCGCCTGCTTAAGCGCCGCTGCAAACTCTCCATTTTCTGGAGCAACGGACGTGGATGCCGCCATTCCAAAACGCTGTTCGATGGCCGCCATCCGCTGCATCACTTTTGACATTCCATCCATTTCATTCCCACCCTTATCGATCACGCACATAGAGTTGCAGGCCGATTTCATCGAGCGTTTTCTGTTCTTCGGCTAACCACTCTTGCTGATACTGCTGATATTTTTTCTCTCTGACTTTTTCCACGACTTTTTCCTGTTTTAACGCTTCAGCCAGCGCCTTGAGACATGCGTCGTGCCGAACTGCCGCCGCTGCAATTTGTTTTTTTTGTGAATGAATATCTTCTCTTAACTTATCGAAATATAATTCATACAGCTTAAACATTTCAACAAGATTCGCCGCCCCATTTTGCCTCAGCTCGCGCAAACTGCTCATGTTTTCCTGCCATTTGCCTTCTAACATCTGCAACACTTGCTGTTCTTGACGCAATATTGCAGCCGCCTCCAATAAATTTGCCTGCGCCTGTTCTTTTTGCATCGTTCGATATTTCAGCAAAGCCTGCAGGCGAAATCGAAAGGCATGCATGAGTCAGTTCACCCCGTTCCTAACGGTAGCATCCTTGCCAGCGTTTCTTCCATTCCGACTTGTTCGTATACTTGTTGCTGCAAAAATTCCTTGATTAATTGGATCATATTCACAGCATGGTCAATCTGCGGATTGCTTCCGGCAACATAAGCGCCAATGTTGATCAAATCTTCCGCCTCACGATACGTTGCCATGACCGACTTGATTCGTTGTGAAGCCGAATAATGCTCTTGGTTGACGATTTCAATCATAACCCGGCTTACACTTGCCAGTACATCAATCGCCGGATAATGGTTCTGCGCTGCGATGGCCCTCGATAATACGATGTGTCCATCTAAAATACTGCGCACCGCATCGGCGATTGGTTCGTTCATATCATCGCCGTCAACCAGCACCGTGTAAATGCCAGTGATGGAACCGCGTTCTCCGGTACCTGTTCGTTCCAATAGTTTCGGTAAAATTGAAAACACCGACGGCGTATAGCCGCGTGTTGCCGGAGGTTCGCCGACAGTCAAACCTATTTCGCGCTGTGCCATCGCAAAGCGGGTAACGGAATCCATCATCAGCATAACGTCCTTGCCCTGATCGCGAAAATATTCTGCAATGGCGGTCGCGGTCATCGCTCCTTTCAACCGGACCAACGCCGGTTGATCGGAAGTCGCTACCACGACGACAGATCGTTTAATCCCCTCTTCGCCAAGGTCCCGTTCGATAAATTCTCTTACCTCACGTCCCCGTTCTCCCACCAACGCAATGACATTGATATCCGCTTCGGTGTTTCGGGCAATCATGCCCAGCAACGTACTCTTGCCAACGCCGCTACCCGCCATGATGCCAACACGCTGCCCTTTGCCCAATGTCAAAAGGCCATCAATCGCCCGCACTCCGACAGTAAGCGTCTCTGCTATGCGCGGCCTCGACATTGGCGGCGGCGGCACATTGTGCAGCGGATAGAGCTGGCCGCCCTCGAGAGGCCCTTTCCCATCAATCGGGTTACCCAGTCCATCGAGAATTCGCCCCAAAAGATGCGGTCCTACCTGAACTTTGAGCGTCTGGTTAGCGGAAAAGACTTCACACCCCGGCCCCAAACCATGCATCTCACCAACCGGCATCAAAAGAACCCGCTCATTGCGAAAACCAACCACCTCAGCAGGAATGACCTGATCATCATTGCGCGCTCGGATGTAACAAAGATCACCCAGATTAACGCTCGGCCCCTGGGATTCGATGACTAAGCCGACAATTTGCGTGACCTTGCCGCCAACCTTCATCATTTCGCCGGTTTGAATGGCACCTATATAGCGTTCTGCATTAAATTCCATCACGGCATAACTCCCTGTAGCGCTTTCTTGACATTTTCCAATTGCGTATCAATTTTTGCATCCACGTTGCCATAGGGCGTCTCAATAATGCAGTCTCCTTTTGCCAGAGTACGGTCAGCTGTGATTGTAATTCCCTGATCCCGGCCAAGCATCATTTGCAGATCATGCTTGGCATGCAGCAACACCTCATAGTCTTCCGGTTCGACTCTGATATTGAATTCATCTTGATCTTTTACTTTGGCTAACGCCGTTTTCACGATCGGTAGTATGACCATCGGATTTTCTTCTATTTCCCGAGCTAACACTTTACTGGCTATAGCCAGTGTAAGCTCAATAATTTGACGTTCTGCTGCCAATATCATTTCCTGGCCTTCAAATTTTGCCGCCGCAATTAATTTTTCGGCTTGTGCGACAGATCGTTGCAGTTCGTTTGCCATTTCTTCTCTTACAGCAATCTGCGCAGCCTGCTCTCCGGCTTCATAACCGGCCTTATAGCCTTCATTTCGCGCAAATTCCTTCACGTCCTCAGCCTGAACGGCAGCCTCATCAAGCATGGTCTGCGCTTCGGTCTTAGCTTCATCACGAATGGTTTCCGCTTCACTATGAGCCAGTTTCATCATTTCATCAATGATATGTCGCGCTTCTTCTTCCATTGTTTCTGCCGTGACTGCGTCTTCGTCCGTTCCCGAAGACGCCAACTCACGGTGCGTTTCTTCCATTGCCGGAGCAAGGGGAAACGGCACCGCCACAATATGCGGCGCCTCATTCAATGAAACATACTTGATAATCTTAGACAATAATCTCGTCTCCTTTGCCACGGGACACTACAATTTCTCCCGATTCTTCTAGGCGACGAATAACGTTGACAATCTTTTGCTGCGCTTCTTCGACATCGCGGATTCTGACCGGTCCCATGTACTCGATCTCTTCCTTCAACATCTCGGACGCACGCTTTGACATGTTCTTGTAGATTTTCTCCCCAACTTCGCCAGAAGAGCCTTTGAGCGCCAACGCCAAATCTTTGGACTCGATTTCACGCAGCACCAGCTGCAACGAACGGTCGTCAAGCAATACGATATCTTCGAAGACGAACATACGCCGCTTGATTTCTTCTGCCAATTCGGGACTTTGAATCTCCAAGTTTTCAATGATCGTACGCTCTGTCGTCCTGTCAACACGGTTCAAGACCTCTACGATGCTGTCGATGCCGCCCGCGGCAGTGAAATCCTGCGTAACCAGCGAAGACAACTTTCGTTCGAGAATTCGTTCCACATCCTTCAAGACGTCCGGCGAGGTTCGATCCATCGTCGCAATCCGCTTTGCAACATCCACTTGCCGCTCTGACGGCAATGAAGATAGAATCGTCCCTGACTGCTCCGGAGACAAATACGCCATGATCAGGGCAATCGTTTGCGGATGTTCGTTTTGAATGAAGTTCAACAACTGCGCCGGATCCGTTTTGCGTGCAAAATCGAAAGGCCGAATCTGCAAGCTCGAAGTCAAACGATTGATAATCGCAACCGCCTTGTCGGACCCCAGCGCTTTTTCCAGTACCTCCCGCGCATAATCGAGACCACCGGAAGAAATATAATCCTGCGCCATGGCCATTTGAAAAAACTCGGCCAACACTTTATCTTTTTGTTCCTGCGATACTTTACGCTGATTGGCTATTTCCAGCGTAATTTTTTCAATCTCGTCTTCGCGCAAATATTTAAAAACCTGCGAAGAAACTTCCGGACCTAATGCGATCAGCAGGATGGCGGCTTTTTGCTTATTGTTCATTTCAGTAGACTGATACATATCCTCACTCCTGAATTACTCTTCTGTCAACCACACTCTGATCAATTGAGCCACATCTTCCGGCTTGGCTTTAGCCAGTTTTTCGATTTCTTCGCGTTGAGCGAGTTTAGCTCTTTCTTCTTCCGTCATTTCTTGTTTCGCTTCAACGATAGCTTCATCAAATTCTTCCATCGACATTTGCTGCATATCTTCTTGCAATTGTTGTCTGCGTTGACGTAAACGCCAAGCATAGAAGCCGGCCAAAATAGCTAAAACAACCGCAGCGATCGCTGCCCACAGCAACATTTTCTGCTGCATCGCCCGATCTTCTTCTTCTTTGCGCTGCTTATCAGCCAGTTCCGTATTAAAGGCCAGACTTTCAACTGAAATCAAATCGCCACGGTTTGGGTTGATGCCAATAGCCGAACCAACGGCTTTCGCCAAACTGTCCTGTTGGTCTTTATTGATGCTAGAGTCAACCAGCACCGCAACCGTCAGACGCTTGATCGAACCTGGTGCAGCCACCGTCTTTTCTTTCAGCTCATTGATTTCGTAGTTACGAGTTACTTCTTTCTTTTCATAATTCGATTGATTATTATTGCTGTTCGTCACATAGCCAGGGATATTTGAGGTTACCCCCGGTACGCCGCCAGGCGCTTGTGCCGTCCCTTTGAAATTCTCCGTCATTTCCTGCGAACTGCGGACAATCCCCTTATCATCGACAACCGGTTCAAATACCTGGCGATCGGTAGTACGCTGGTCAAATGTCAGTTCCACATTAACCCGTGCTGCGGCTTTATTCGGACCTAATACCTGTTCTAACAGCGTCTGCACGCTTTTTTGCAGGCTATCCTGCACTTTTTTCGTCATTTCAATTTGGGTAACCGTGCCGCGATTCGCTACACCTGCGGCATCATCATCCTCATTGAGCACTCGGGCCATCTGGTCGACAACCGTGATGTTCTCCGCCTTCAGTCCTTGAATGCTGTGCGCCACCAAATTGACGATTCCTTTCACCTGATCACGCGACAATTGAGCCGAAGGGCGCAATTTAAGCATAATCGAAGCCGACGCCGGTTTCTCATTCTTCTTGTACAAACTGTCTTCCGGCATCACAATGTGAACCCGAGCTTTTTCGACTTCCGACAATTGCTCAATGGTTCGCGACAATTCGCCTTGCAGCGCTTGAAGCATATTCACTTTGTTTTGAAATTCAGTTGCGCCAAACTTATTCTGATCAAACAATTCGAAGCCTTTATTGCCTCGTGGCAAGCCTTGGCTGGCCAGATCCAAACGGATCCGATACACGTCTTTCGCGGGAACAAGAATCGTTGTGCCATTTGTACCAATCTCATGGCTCACCTTCATCTCTTTCAACTTTTCGCGAACTTCGCCAGCATCTTTTGTTTCCATGTCAGTAAAAAGAGGTACATAATCTGTACGGCCGCCCCATAAATAGCCCCAGGCTAATACCGCTACAAAAATCATGACAGCCGTACCGATGACCATATACTGCTCTTTTTTACTCAGCTTTTGCCACAGGCGCAAGGACTGTTCTTTCCAGTCAGCCATTGTTCCACCCTTTCAAACGACTTAAAATAACGTTTTTCCTTACACCTGCATCCGCATAACTTCTTGATACGCGTCAAGCACTTTGTTGCGTACCGTCATTGTCAACTGCATCGCAATATTTGCTTTTTCCGCAGCAATCGTAACTTGCGAAATATCCTCAATTTTTCCCGCAGCCAAATCGACGGATGCTTTGGCCGCCTTATGCTGCAACGCATTGACGTCATCAAGCGCCTCCGTCAAGAAAGCCCCAAAGCTTTTCGTCTCTACCTGTGCAGTGACTTGACCGCTAACCGGTTTTACCGATACGGGGATTAACTTTATCGCATCAATTTGCATTCCTTTCCTCCTGCCCTCTCACCAAATCAGCGACCAATTTCCAGCGCCTTTAGCGCCATAGACTTTGCCGTGTTGACCGAAGTAACATTCGCTTCGTAGGCTCGCGAAGCTGTGATCATATCCACCATTTCAGTAACAACGCTGATATTTGGCATATCCACATAGCCATCCGCATTCGCATCCGGATGCCGTGGATCGTACACCTTGCGCGGCAACGCATCGTCTTTTTTAATTTCGACAACCCTGACGCCTTCGCCAACCTCGGAATTCTTCCCCATTTGTCGCGATAACATGCCGGCAAAAGAATTCTCCTGGGTTCGCGGCGCAAAGACAAGCATTTGACGCCGGTAAGGACCGCCTTCCGCCGTACGTGTCGTGTTCACATTCGCAATGTTGTTAGAAATAACATCCATTCGCAATCTTTCTGCTGTCAATCCCGATGCCGCAGCATCAATCGCACCAAACAAACGCAAGATTATCCCTTCCCTTCTTTAATCGCGGATCGCAGTCCGCTGAAATAACCCGATAACTGTTGAACCACCGCATTATAGTAAATGTTATTCTTCGCCATACCAGCCATTTCCGTATCAATATCAACGTTATTGCCGTCAGTTCGATAACTGGTTTGCGTGATGGTATTGACGCGCGGCCCCGGAATCCCTTCAGCCTGCATCGGCATATGGGCAGCATTGGTGCGCGCCATTTGCAGCTTGTCCTGCGACATCTCTTTGGCCAGCAATTCTTCAAACTGCACTTCACTTTTTTTGAACTTCGGCGTGTTAACGTTCGCAATATTATCGCTGATTACTTTTTGCCGCAGCGTTGATGCG
The sequence above is drawn from the Azotosporobacter soli genome and encodes:
- the fliG gene encoding flagellar motor switch protein FliG — encoded protein: MYQSTEMNNKQKAAILLIALGPEVSSQVFKYLREDEIEKITLEIANQRKVSQEQKDKVLAEFFQMAMAQDYISSGGLDYAREVLEKALGSDKAVAIINRLTSSLQIRPFDFARKTDPAQLLNFIQNEHPQTIALIMAYLSPEQSGTILSSLPSERQVDVAKRIATMDRTSPDVLKDVERILERKLSSLVTQDFTAAGGIDSIVEVLNRVDRTTERTIIENLEIQSPELAEEIKRRMFVFEDIVLLDDRSLQLVLREIESKDLALALKGSSGEVGEKIYKNMSKRASEMLKEEIEYMGPVRIRDVEEAQQKIVNVIRRLEESGEIVVSRGKGDEIIV
- the fliF gene encoding flagellar basal-body MS-ring/collar protein FliF: MADWKEQSLRLWQKLSKKEQYMVIGTAVMIFVAVLAWGYLWGGRTDYVPLFTDMETKDAGEVREKLKEMKVSHEIGTNGTTILVPAKDVYRIRLDLASQGLPRGNKGFELFDQNKFGATEFQNKVNMLQALQGELSRTIEQLSEVEKARVHIVMPEDSLYKKNEKPASASIMLKLRPSAQLSRDQVKGIVNLVAHSIQGLKAENITVVDQMARVLNEDDDAAGVANRGTVTQIEMTKKVQDSLQKSVQTLLEQVLGPNKAAARVNVELTFDQRTTDRQVFEPVVDDKGIVRSSQEMTENFKGTAQAPGGVPGVTSNIPGYVTNSNNNQSNYEKKEVTRNYEINELKEKTVAAPGSIKRLTVAVLVDSSINKDQQDSLAKAVGSAIGINPNRGDLISVESLAFNTELADKQRKEEEDRAMQQKMLLWAAIAAVVLAILAGFYAWRLRQRRQQLQEDMQQMSMEEFDEAIVEAKQEMTEEERAKLAQREEIEKLAKAKPEDVAQLIRVWLTEE
- the flgC gene encoding flagellar basal body rod protein FlgC, with product MRLFGAIDAAASGLTAERLRMDVISNNIANVNTTRTAEGGPYRRQMLVFAPRTQENSFAGMLSRQMGKNSEVGEGVRVVEIKKDDALPRKVYDPRHPDANADGYVDMPNISVVTEMVDMITASRAYEANVTSVNTAKSMALKALEIGR
- the flgB gene encoding flagellar basal body rod protein FlgB, producing MLKALLGSPRVDILEKAIGASTLRQKVISDNIANVNTPKFKKSEVQFEELLAKEMSQDKLQMARTNAAHMPMQAEGIPGPRVNTITQTSYRTDGNNVDIDTEMAGMAKNNIYYNAVVQQLSGYFSGLRSAIKEGKG
- the fliE gene encoding flagellar hook-basal body complex protein FliE codes for the protein MQIDAIKLIPVSVKPVSGQVTAQVETKSFGAFLTEALDDVNALQHKAAKASVDLAAGKIEDISQVTIAAEKANIAMQLTMTVRNKVLDAYQEVMRMQV